The following are encoded in a window of Mycobacterium sp. ELW1 genomic DNA:
- a CDS encoding bifunctional 3,4-dihydroxy-2-butanone-4-phosphate synthase/GTP cyclohydrolase II translates to MTRLDTVERAVADIAAGKAVVVIDDEDRENEGDLIFAAEKATPELVAFMVRYTSGYLCVPLSGEICDKLGLLPMYAVNQDKHGTAYTVTVDAKHGVGTGISAADRATTMRLLADPGSVSEDFTKPGHVVPLRAKDGGVLRRPGHTEAAVDLARLAGLQPAGAICEIVSQKDDGSMAQTDELRVFADEHDLALISIADLIEWRRKHEKHIERIAEARIPTRHGEFRAVGYSSMYEEVEHVALVKGDISGPENDGHDVLVRVHSECLTGDVFGSRRCDCGPQLDAALAMVAREGRGIVLYMRGHEGRGIGLMHKLQAYQLQDAGADTVDANLELGLPADARDYGIGAQILVDLGVRSMRLLTNNPAKRVGLDGYGLHIIERVPLPVRANAENIRYLMTKRDRMGHDLAGLDDYDQVVPGDLGGAL, encoded by the coding sequence ATGACGAGGCTGGACACCGTCGAACGGGCGGTTGCCGATATCGCGGCAGGCAAGGCCGTCGTCGTCATCGATGACGAAGACCGCGAGAACGAGGGCGACCTGATCTTCGCCGCCGAGAAGGCGACGCCGGAGTTGGTCGCGTTCATGGTGCGCTACACCTCGGGCTACCTGTGCGTGCCGCTGTCCGGCGAGATCTGCGACAAGCTTGGTCTGCTGCCCATGTACGCGGTCAACCAGGACAAGCACGGCACTGCCTACACGGTCACTGTCGACGCGAAACATGGTGTGGGAACGGGCATTTCGGCCGCCGATCGGGCGACGACGATGCGGTTGCTCGCCGATCCCGGCAGCGTGTCGGAGGACTTCACCAAGCCCGGCCATGTGGTTCCGTTGCGCGCGAAGGACGGCGGCGTGCTGCGCCGCCCCGGCCACACCGAAGCCGCCGTCGACCTGGCCCGGTTGGCCGGTCTGCAGCCGGCGGGCGCGATCTGCGAGATCGTCAGCCAAAAGGACGATGGTTCGATGGCCCAGACCGACGAGCTGCGAGTTTTCGCCGACGAGCACGACCTGGCCCTGATCTCCATCGCTGATCTGATCGAGTGGCGGCGCAAGCACGAAAAGCACATTGAGCGCATCGCCGAAGCCCGGATCCCCACCCGGCATGGCGAGTTCCGCGCCGTCGGCTACTCCAGCATGTACGAAGAGGTGGAGCACGTCGCCCTGGTCAAGGGTGATATCAGCGGTCCGGAGAACGACGGCCACGACGTGCTGGTGCGAGTCCACTCCGAATGCCTGACCGGTGACGTGTTCGGTTCGCGGCGCTGCGACTGCGGTCCCCAGCTGGACGCCGCGCTGGCGATGGTCGCGCGCGAAGGTCGCGGCATCGTGCTCTACATGCGCGGCCACGAGGGCCGGGGCATCGGCCTGATGCACAAGCTGCAGGCCTACCAGCTGCAGGACGCCGGCGCCGACACCGTCGACGCCAACCTCGAGCTCGGCCTGCCTGCCGACGCACGCGACTACGGGATCGGCGCACAGATCCTGGTGGACCTCGGGGTGCGCTCGATGCGGCTGCTGACCAACAATCCGGCCAAGCGGGTCGGCTTGGACGGCTACGGGCTGCACATCATCGAGCGGGTGCCGCTGCCGGTGCGGG
- a CDS encoding Ig-like domain-containing protein: MVARALARLVGWPGPPRHFVDITNHPIDQSLDALTAQLDQLIATAPIGSPQRWIKDSLDFAAIFVTSSIPGYTFASTLNAWGDFLNRVVPPFRIADGAGALNIISVYKIMGAAVAGTATVLGDMLNGVYDMEQIAIDVIYTTTGATVTRSDLHNATTLGLKVGASVALGGGVYSSPEEAFNIVLPTLTAAQVNPFTLVTYVALVALYKRFQEIALFQTYTTNTTYESWHYKNALGMYAAGTFHVVDQDGNPVQFFGVSQGGTYTSDGHALVTVNNSTGGFTYTPPAVWDSKFQDDAFFHRSTSENEADRYDTVQIPVLSADGAPYTLTFKIGIIGGTNANPTGTVTVIGTDGLGVVKGKVNGGDADGDTLKYSLVGSSVNGLSNNSAYTKNGAGNGGIVTINPDTGDFTYISSATVSGSQSFQVNINDGHYGNTVVTVTVTNSTAAITPTNINTSTQYYYSGKVPGSSTYLPGGFSSFSLGAPPTKGSVTSFDPTTGAFTYHRDESLGHGPTTDDYVNILATDANGRTVSLRLLVQPTIPNAAPTVTVTGTAGVGSRSGTTQTVTMPAGTIKWNDTDGDALKINGITVPVGSGTVTLSTRNGGTVVLKGDGSFTYTRNVSDAQSHQAAKIVASDSDRNDYLDLTVTDGYSGTAMVAVRLPVYASNNRPVTSGTYGAVFTKNVTVVKVTDSDGDGLTYIWSQNGTFTGGYDGTGTKWGVNNPVSLTVYDGYYKVVNGVVDTTRAGAVRTWTNGTSLGGGSGSETDATPP; the protein is encoded by the coding sequence TGCGACCGCGCCAATCGGCAGTCCGCAACGGTGGATCAAGGATTCGCTGGATTTCGCAGCCATCTTTGTCACGTCATCGATCCCGGGCTACACGTTCGCCTCCACCCTCAATGCGTGGGGCGATTTTCTGAACCGCGTCGTGCCGCCCTTCAGGATCGCCGACGGCGCCGGCGCTCTCAACATCATCTCGGTGTACAAGATCATGGGTGCCGCCGTGGCCGGGACGGCGACTGTTCTGGGCGACATGCTTAACGGCGTGTATGACATGGAGCAGATCGCGATTGACGTCATCTACACGACCACCGGGGCCACCGTCACGAGGTCCGACCTTCATAACGCCACCACGCTAGGACTCAAGGTCGGTGCCTCGGTAGCCCTGGGAGGTGGCGTTTACAGCAGTCCCGAAGAGGCATTTAACATCGTTCTGCCCACTTTGACTGCAGCTCAAGTGAATCCGTTCACTTTGGTGACGTATGTCGCCTTAGTCGCCCTATACAAGCGGTTCCAGGAGATAGCCCTCTTCCAGACGTACACAACCAATACGACGTACGAGAGCTGGCACTATAAGAACGCGCTGGGCATGTATGCCGCCGGGACGTTCCATGTGGTAGATCAGGACGGCAACCCGGTTCAGTTCTTTGGCGTCTCTCAAGGCGGGACGTATACGTCGGACGGTCACGCGCTGGTCACCGTCAATAACTCCACAGGTGGGTTCACCTACACGCCGCCGGCGGTGTGGGACTCCAAGTTCCAGGACGACGCGTTCTTCCACAGGTCCACCTCGGAGAACGAGGCCGACCGATACGACACCGTGCAGATTCCGGTCTTGTCCGCAGACGGTGCTCCGTACACCCTCACGTTCAAGATCGGGATCATCGGCGGTACAAACGCCAACCCCACCGGAACCGTCACGGTGATTGGCACCGACGGCCTTGGCGTGGTGAAGGGCAAAGTAAACGGCGGCGACGCCGATGGCGACACGCTGAAGTACTCGTTGGTCGGCTCGTCGGTCAACGGTTTGAGCAACAACTCCGCCTACACGAAGAATGGGGCTGGCAACGGCGGCATCGTCACCATAAACCCGGATACAGGCGACTTTACGTATATCTCATCGGCCACGGTGAGCGGCAGCCAGAGCTTCCAGGTGAATATCAACGACGGCCATTACGGCAACACAGTCGTCACGGTGACGGTGACTAACAGCACAGCGGCAATCACTCCGACCAACATCAACACCTCGACGCAGTATTACTACAGCGGTAAGGTGCCTGGCTCGTCGACCTACCTCCCCGGCGGATTCTCGAGCTTCTCGCTGGGCGCCCCTCCGACGAAGGGTTCGGTGACATCGTTCGATCCGACGACCGGCGCCTTCACCTATCACCGTGATGAGAGTCTGGGTCATGGCCCCACGACCGACGACTACGTGAACATACTCGCGACCGATGCCAATGGCCGTACGGTCAGTCTGCGGTTGCTTGTCCAGCCCACGATACCTAACGCCGCGCCCACGGTGACCGTCACTGGTACAGCGGGCGTCGGTAGTCGCAGCGGCACGACACAGACCGTGACCATGCCGGCTGGGACGATCAAGTGGAACGACACCGACGGCGACGCGCTGAAGATCAACGGAATCACTGTCCCGGTCGGTTCTGGGACCGTCACCCTGTCCACCCGAAACGGCGGCACCGTTGTGCTCAAGGGTGACGGATCGTTCACCTACACGCGGAACGTCTCCGATGCGCAATCCCACCAGGCGGCAAAGATCGTTGCCTCAGATAGTGATAGGAACGACTACCTCGACCTCACGGTGACCGACGGATACTCGGGCACCGCAATGGTCGCGGTGCGGCTGCCGGTCTATGCCTCCAACAACAGGCCGGTGACGTCGGGCACCTACGGCGCCGTGTTCACCAAGAACGTGACCGTAGTCAAAGTGACTGACAGCGACGGTGACGGCCTCACCTACATCTGGTCCCAGAACGGGACCTTCACCGGTGGTTACGACGGCACCGGTACGAAGTGGGGTGTCAACAACCCCGTCAGCCTCACCGTCTATGACGGCTACTACAAGGTTGTCAACGGTGTCGTCGATACGACCAGGGCGGGCGCGGTGCGGACCTGGACCAATGGCACGTCGCTTGGCGGCGGGAGTGGTTCGGAGACGGACGCCACGCCACCCTGA